The Myotis daubentonii chromosome 9, mMyoDau2.1, whole genome shotgun sequence genome has a segment encoding these proteins:
- the FLRT1 gene encoding leucine-rich repeat transmembrane protein FLRT1, translated as MVVAHPTASATTTPAATVTATVVMTTATMDLRDWLFLCYGLIAFLTEVIDSTTCPSVCRCDNGFIYCNDRGLTSIPADIPDDATTLFLQNNQITNAGIPQGLKTKVSVQVIYLYDNALDEFPVNLPRSLRELHLQDNNVRAIARDSLARIPLLEKLHLDDNSVSTVSIEEDAFADSRQLKLLFLSRNHLSSIPSGLPRTLEELRLDDNRISTIPLHAFKGLHSLRRLVLDGNLLANQRIADDTFSRLQNLTELSLVRNSLAAPPLNLPSAHLQKLYLQDNAISHIPYNTLAKMRELERLDLSNNNLTTLPRGLFDDLENLAQLLLRNNPWFCSCNLMWLRDWVKARAAVVNVRGLMCQGPEKVRGMAIKDITSEMDECFEAGPPGGAAHAAAKTTASNHASATTPQGSLFTLKAKRPGLRLPDSNLDYPMATGDGAKTLVIHVKPLTADSIRITWKATLPASSFRLSWLRLGHSPAVGSITETLVQGDKTEYLLTALEPKSTYIICMVTMETGNTYVADETPVCAKAETADSYGPTTTLNQEQNANPMVGLPLAGIIGGAVALVLLFLVLGAICWYVNRAGDLLTRERAYHRGGQKKDSYLESGTKKDNSILELRGPGLQRLPINPYHAKEEYVVHTIFPSNGSSLCKGTHTIGYGTTRGYRGGGIPDVDYSYT; from the coding sequence ATGGTGGTGGCACACCCCACTGCCTCCGCCACCACCACTCCCGCTGCCACGGTGACGGCCACTGTCGTGATGACCACGGCCACCATGGACCTGCGCGACTGGCTCTTCCTCTGCTACGGGCTCATCGCCTTCCTGACGGAGGTCATCGACAGCACCACCTGCCCCTCCGTGTGCCGCTGCGACAACGGCTTCATCTACTGCAACGACCGGGGGCTCACCTCCATCCCCGCCGACATCCCCGACGACGCCACCACCCTCTTCCTGCAGAACAACCAGATCACCAACGCCGGCATCCCCCAGGGCCTCAAGACCAAGGTCAGCGTGCAGGTCATCTACCTGTACGACAACGCCCTGGACGAGTTCCCCGTCAACCTGCCCCGCTCCCTGCGGGAGCTGCACCTGCAGGACAACAACGTGCGCGCCATCGCCAGGGACTCGCTGGCCCGCATCCCGCTTCTGGAGAAGCTGCACCTGGACGACAACTCCGTGTCCACCGTCAGCATCGAGGAGGACGCCTTCGCCGACAGCCGGCAGCTCAAGCTGCTCTTCCTGAGCCGGAACCACCTGAGCAGCATCCCCTCCGGGCTGCCCCGCACGCTGGAGGAGCTGCGGCTGGACGACAACCGCatctccaccatcccgctgcacgCCTTCAAGGGCCTCCACAGCCTCCGGCGCCTGGTGCTCGACGGCAACCTGCTGGCCAACCAGCGCATCGCCGACGACACCTTCAGCCGCCTGCAGAACCTCACCGAGCTCTCGCTGGTGCGCAACTCGCTGGCCGCCCCGCCCCTCAACCTGCCCAGCGCCCACCTGCAGAAGCTCTACCTGCAGGACAACGCCATCAGCCACATCCCCTACAACACGCTGGCCAAGATGCGCGAGCTGGAGCGCCTGGACCTGTCCAACAACAACCTGACCACGCTGCCCCGCGGCCTGTTCGAcgacctggagaacctggctcaGCTGCTGCTCCGGAACAACCCCTGGTTCTGCAGCTGCAACCTCATGTGGCTGCGGGACTGGGTGAAGGCGCGGGCGGCCGTGGTCAATGTGCGCGGCCTCATGTGCCAGGGCCCCGAGAAGGTCCGGGGCATGGCCATCAAGGACATCACCAGCGAGATGGACGAGTGCTTCGAGGCGGGGCCACCGGGCGGCGCGGCCCATGCGGCCGCCAAGACCACCGCCAGCAACCACGCCTCTGCCACCACACCCCAGGGCTCCCTCTTCACCCTCAAGGCCAAGAGGCCGGGGCTGCGCCTTCCCGACTCCAACCTTGACTACCCCATGGCCACGGGCGATGGCGCCAAGACCCTGGTCATCCACGTGAAGCCCCTGACAGCGGACTCCATCCGTATCACGTGGAAGGCCacgctccctgcctcctccttccggCTCAGCTGGCTGCGCCTGGGCCACAGCCCGGCCGTGGGCTCCATCACAGAGACCCTGGTGCAGGGGGACAAGACGGAGTACCTGCTGACAGCCCTGGAGCCCAAGTCCACCTACATCATCTGCATGGTCACCATGGAGACGGGCAACACCTACGTGGCCGATGAGACGCCCGTGTGCGCCAAGGCGGAGACAGCCGACAGCTACGGCCCCACCACCACACTCAACCAGGAGCAGAATGCCAACCCCATGGTCGGCCTGCCCCTGGCGGGCATCATTGGGGGCGCTGTGGCCCTCGTGTTGCTCTTCCTGGTCCTGGGGGCCATCTGCTGGTACGTGAACCGGGCCGGGGACCTGCtgacccgggagcgggcctaccACCGAGGCGGCCAGAAAAAGGACAGCTATCTGGAGTCGGGGACCAAGAAGGACAACTCCATCCTGGAACTCCGAGGCCCGGGGCTGCAGAGGCTGCCCATTAACCCTTACCACGCCAAAGAGGAGTACGTGGTCCACACCATCTTCCCCTCCAACGGCAGCAGCCTGTGCAAGGGCACGCACACCATCGGCTACGGCACCACCCGGGGCTACCGTGGCGGCGGCATCCCCGACGTAGACTATTCCTACACATGA